Genomic segment of Oceanimonas sp. GK1:
TCAGGTTATAACAATGACCACCATTTTCGGATATCGAGTAAGTGTCATCGTAGGCCATGGGGCCATCGTCATGTACGTTAACAGTAAGACCTGCTGTAACCTGCTCGCCGTCATCGTCGGTCACCCGCACCTCAAAATGGTCGGCCAGGGTATCCGCGGCACCGATTTTCCCTTCATTCGGGTGATCATGGGCCCCGTCAAGATCATAACGCCAGCGGTATACCCCATCGTCCAGGGTCACCGTCAGAGTGCCATATTTCCCTGCAATCTTAACGTCACCGCCACCGGTAACGTCCACCCATTCACCATTGGGTAGGCGGACTTCCACCTTGTCCAGCTCATCGTTGCCGGTATTAATATCGAAATAACCGGTGCAGCTTTCATTGTCGCTTTCTGGGTTGGTGCCATCCGTCAGTGCGCTTTCTTCCACAAACGCATAGTCTGAACCACCTCCACCGCCGCCAGGGGGAGTGAGAGGTGGATCGATAACCACCACGATTTCAGGAATGGAATCGCCGCCACCGTTATCGCCACCGCCATTGTCACCACCACCGCCGTTATCCCCGCCCCCGTTATCACCACCGTCACCGGGCAATGCGTCGGTCACCTCGTCAATCAGGTCTTCCCGCTCCGGCTCGGCCTCCAACACTGAGGCAACGCCCTGACTGGCAAAGCTGGTGTCAAACCCCGCTTCCGCCAGCAAGACGTCACCGTTACGATCCACCACCACAAAACCGGCGTTGCCGCTGCTGCCGTCGCCGTCGGCAGGCGACGGTGTGGCGGGGTTACCTGCAGCGGGGGCGGCAAACAGCTTGGTGGGATCGAGCCCCGCCAGAATGGCCGCCTGAATGGCTTCCGCTTCGGCGGCCGCCGTTTCATCTGCAATCGGCTGCTCGGCCACCGCATTGGTCCCATTATCCGGGACATCGCCATACACAATGCCGGAGTTTTCGTCGGTCAACAGCAAGGTGCCCGGCGGCAATACCTGACCGGCACTGACCGGCGTAACCGTTCCATCTTGTGCAATGATAAAGGCCTGGCCTTTCAGGCTGACAATCTGAACCGTGTTGTCTATTCGTGTAGTGTCCATGTCCGCATCCCTGTTCCTGCCTGTGTTTACCTTAAGGCTAGGGGGGAATGCCCAATGGATCCTGCGCAAAAATTAGCCGCCAGCGGCGCGTGAAATGAGATTATCTTTCGAAAAAGTGGGTGATTTAAAGCGCCCAGCGCTTGTAGCCGGGCGCGCCATTAACATCAGCAGAGGCGGCCGGGGGGGCTGACGTAGCCCTGGTAGGCGTCTATGTGCAGGGTTCGCAGGCGCTCCACCTGTTCACCGGTTTCCACCCGGGAGGCAATGGTCAGTGCGCCCATGCTGTGGGCGGCCCGGCACACGGCGGCCAGAAAGGCATCGTTGTAGTCGGGCTGCTGTACCTGGCTGGTGTAGCCATGATCCAGCTTGACATAACTGGGTCTGAGCTTGCCCAGGTGCACCAGCAGGTCGAAATGCCGCCCGAAGTGATCCACTCCCCAGTCCACCTTCAACCCCGCCAGGGGAGCAATCAGCCGCTCCCAGCCAAAGGCAAAGGCACTTTCGGGCAACTCCAGCAACAGTCGCTCCCGCACCGGCTCGTAGCGCTCCAGGATCTGGGACAGCTTGCGCCAGAAGCCGTCCTGATGGCAGCTCTGGCGCGTCAGGTTCACCGCCAGCTTCAGTTCAGTCCGTTTTTCCAACATGCGCAGGGCCCGGGCGATCACATGCAGATCCAGCCGCTCTCCCAGCCCGAACTGTTCGGCTGCCGGCAGAAAGTTGTCGGCGCCGTAGGCGATGCCATCCCGGCGAATGCTGACAAACACCTCTTCATGATAACGTTCGCCATGAAAGCCCATCACCGCCTGCACGCTCAGTTCAAAACCGTCCTGCTCCAGTGCCTCTTCCAGTAACTGCTTCCATTGCAGCCGGCCCAGCCGCTCGCGTTGCTGATGGGCCTCGACCACCACCCCAGTTTCATCCATGTGCGCCCGGTTAAGGGCATGATCGGCCCGGGTCAGCAGGCGGCCAATCTCGTCGCCGGGCTGCACCAGGGCAATGCCCACCACCGACAGCTCCCGCTCGTCTTCCGGATCCTTCACCAGCTCGGCAATGTGCCGGTTAATGGTCTCGCCCAGCTGTTTCAAGGAAGCCGGATCCGACTCGCTCACCAACATGGCATATTCGGTGGCCGAAATACGGGCCAGCACATGCTCACCGTGATCCCGGCACAGCTGACGCAGATTTTTACCAATCACCCGGGTCATCTGATCCCGGGCATCAAACCCTTCTTCCCGGTACAGCCAGTCCAGCACCCGGGCCAACACCAGCACCAGGGCCCCGCCCCGGCCGTCGCCCAGCCAACCCTGGCTCTGGGCCATCAGCCAGGCCCGGTTGCCAAGCCCTGAGGTGTCATCCATAAAGGCCCGGTGGCGCAATCGTTCGGCCTCGGCGGCCTGCTCTTCAAACTGGGCTTCCAGCTTGCCCGACATGCCGTTGATGGCCGACACCACCTGCCGAAGCTCACGGGTGGCCGGCAGCGGTATGGTCTTGCCAAAATGATGCTGTTCAATTTCCCGCGCCTGCTCCTCTATGCTGTGCAGGGGCTTGAGCAAATGACGCAACGCCAGCACCAGCAGGGCCCACACCAGCACAAAACTCACGGCAAACCAGGTGGCCAGCCGGCTCATGCCCTGCCACAGCTGGTAATAGGCATGGCCGGTGTGGCCTTCCACATAAAGCTGGCCCAGCTGCAGCCAGCCCGAGGTCAGCACCGCCTGGTGGTTGCCGCCCTCAAACAAGTCAAGATCCACAAACCAGGTGGGCACCCGCTGGGGCGCGGCGGTGTTTTCCCGGGTTATGGTTTTATTGCTGGCCAGCAGGTTCAGCTCCACCTTGCGGTAGTAGCCGCCATCGAACATGGCGTTGATCACCGACTCGGCGCCCACGGCGTCGTCGTTTTCCAAATAAGGGGTAAGCGCCAGCCCGAGTGAGGTAACGGTATTGATCACCATGAATTCCTGCTGCTGGGCCAGGTAGCTGCGGGTGGAGCTGAACTGTACCGAATATGCCGATACAAACAGCAGGGCAAACAACAGCAGCATGGTAAGCAGAAGTTGCCGGTACAAAGTCATAGTCCATCATCCAGGTTGATTGCCGGCCGCTGCAGCCGTGTCTGTTCCTGCCGGCTGCGCAACTCGTTCCATAACGACAGACGCGAAGACGCTCCGGCCAGCTCGCCCCTGCCTCTTTCCTTCATCAGCCACAAATGCTGACCGTTAAAGCTGTAAATGGGTGCCAGATCTCCCCGCCGAGTGGCCGGCATGATGGCCGGCTTGAGGTTGTCGAGGATCAGCGGCACCGACGCGGGCGTGGGGTAGTAGGCCACCACCATATGAAACTGGTTCAGCTCCAGCGCCTTGACATACACCAGCCTGAGCTTGTCGTCGGCCAGCCCCAGCTCCCGCAGGGAAAAATACTTGGCCAGGCTGAAGTCTTCGCAGTCGCCGCCACCGGCACCCAAAAACTCCAGCGGTGTGGCCCAGTAGTCCTCCTTCGCCCACAGCTTGATGTCGTCAATAAACACCAGCCGGTTAAAAAAACGGTTTACCCGCTCAATGGCTTCCTGCTCGCTCCATTTCGCCGCCTGGCCTTCCCGTACCAGCCGGCGCCACTCCAGCAGGCGATGGGCCGCCGGGCGGCCATATACCGTTTGCACGGCCACGCGCATGTTGCTGTCTTCCTCTTCCAGTGACCAGGCTGGCACACCGAGCAACACGCCCAGCAGCGCCAGCCCGCAAAGCCGGTGAGAAAACGGCCTCATTGTTCAGAAGAAGGCTCCATGCTGTACACGTTCCAGCGCATTCTTACGCCTTCGGTCATGTTGGTAAGTGCACCCACCACCCGGCGGTTGGCGGCGGCCGACTGCTCGTCGTCGCCCATCAGTATGGGTTTGCTCTCGCCGTAACCGATGATCTCCAGCCGCTCAGCGGGTACCCCTTCCCGCACCAGAGCCTGACGCACCGCCTGGGCCCGGCGCTTCGACAACGCCAGGTTATATTCCGGCGTGCCCACCTGGCTGGCATGGCCTTCCAGCAACAGCTTCAGCTCGGTGTTCTCGGCCATAAAGGCGGCCATGCGGTTAATCTCCTCCTGATATTTCGGCATGATGTTCGACTTGTCGTGAGCAAACAGCACAATAATGTCCTGTTGCAATACCCGGCTCTCGCTGCCGCCA
This window contains:
- a CDS encoding transglutaminase-like cysteine peptidase; protein product: MRPFSHRLCGLALLGVLLGVPAWSLEEEDSNMRVAVQTVYGRPAAHRLLEWRRLVREGQAAKWSEQEAIERVNRFFNRLVFIDDIKLWAKEDYWATPLEFLGAGGGDCEDFSLAKYFSLRELGLADDKLRLVYVKALELNQFHMVVAYYPTPASVPLILDNLKPAIMPATRRGDLAPIYSFNGQHLWLMKERGRGELAGASSRLSLWNELRSRQEQTRLQRPAINLDDGL
- a CDS encoding OmpA family protein, which gives rise to MKTWILLALVLPLAGCTLTAEPERDTMPEYDLTDLDRDGVITARDNCLDSALNSSVDNDGCGGSESRVLQQDIIVLFAHDKSNIMPKYQEEINRMAAFMAENTELKLLLEGHASQVGTPEYNLALSKRRAQAVRQALVREGVPAERLEIIGYGESKPILMGDDEQSAAANRRVVGALTNMTEGVRMRWNVYSMEPSSEQ
- a CDS encoding EAL domain-containing protein; translated protein: MTLYRQLLLTMLLLFALLFVSAYSVQFSSTRSYLAQQQEFMVINTVTSLGLALTPYLENDDAVGAESVINAMFDGGYYRKVELNLLASNKTITRENTAAPQRVPTWFVDLDLFEGGNHQAVLTSGWLQLGQLYVEGHTGHAYYQLWQGMSRLATWFAVSFVLVWALLVLALRHLLKPLHSIEEQAREIEQHHFGKTIPLPATRELRQVVSAINGMSGKLEAQFEEQAAEAERLRHRAFMDDTSGLGNRAWLMAQSQGWLGDGRGGALVLVLARVLDWLYREEGFDARDQMTRVIGKNLRQLCRDHGEHVLARISATEYAMLVSESDPASLKQLGETINRHIAELVKDPEDERELSVVGIALVQPGDEIGRLLTRADHALNRAHMDETGVVVEAHQQRERLGRLQWKQLLEEALEQDGFELSVQAVMGFHGERYHEEVFVSIRRDGIAYGADNFLPAAEQFGLGERLDLHVIARALRMLEKRTELKLAVNLTRQSCHQDGFWRKLSQILERYEPVRERLLLELPESAFAFGWERLIAPLAGLKVDWGVDHFGRHFDLLVHLGKLRPSYVKLDHGYTSQVQQPDYNDAFLAAVCRAAHSMGALTIASRVETGEQVERLRTLHIDAYQGYVSPPGRLC